The Cellvibrio polysaccharolyticus genomic interval ACCTGCTGGCCATCCCGTTGGTAACGCTGTGGGTGGTTCCCTGTTTGCTGCTCGCCTTGCCTCTGGAAATACTCTCGCCTACGCTGGCCGGGATGCTGGTGTCGCTCGGGTTGTACGGTATTCAGTTGTTATTGCAGTGGGATGCGTTACTGCTGACGCTGGCCGGCGATAAGGTGAACCCGGTGATCGCCTTGAATGGTTTGCAGGTGATACTGGCATTGCTGGCTTGCGCCTTGTGTTTGTTGCCGAAAGGTTTGCTCGGTCGTTGGTTGGCGGCACCTTTATTGTTGTTGGTAATCTGGCTGCCTTATGAACGCCGGTCGCCGTTGCAGCTGACTTTTCTGGATGTCGGGCAAGGGCTGGCGGTGGTTATCAAAACACCGTCGCAAACATTGCTTTACGACACAGGCCCGCGTTTTAGCGAAAAATTTGATGCGGGCAGTGCCATTGTTGTTCCTTATTTGCACCGCACGGGTACCCGGGTTCTTGACACATTAATTGTCAGTCATAATGACAACGACCACGCCGGTGGTCTGGACGGTGTGCTGAATGGCTTGCAGGTCAACCGTGTTTTGTGGGGCGATATGACGGCCATACCGGACACCTTGCTTGATGTTTCCGGCAATTGCCACGAAGAGGCATCCTGGCAGGCAGACGGTGTTGAATTTTCCTTTGTCGGTATTCCCGCTCACCTTGCCAGTACGTCGAATAATCACTCCTGCATTTTTCAAATAAGCTACGGCGAACATCGTTTCCTGTTGCCCGGCGATGCCGAGCAGGCTGTTGAGCGCTGGCTGGTTACACAACCGGCACTGACCAAACCGGTAACCTTGTTGGCAGCTGGCCACCATGGCAGCCGCACCTCTTCTACCGAAACCTTTGTAAGCGTACTCGCCCCCGAGGTTGTGGTATTCAGCGCAGGTTACCAAAGCCGGTTTGGCCATCCCCATGCCGAGGTGGTGAGGCGTTTCGAGGCACAAGGCAGCGCTATGTTCAACACCGCCTACGGTGGTGCCGTGATGGTGCGCTCCACCGGAGCCGGCCCGCTGACCATAACCGGGCAGCGGCAGATCAGTCGGCGTTACTGGCATGACAACCGGGAGCAATGACTTGCCGCGCTGCGCAAATGTGGGAATCGGGCGACAAAAAGGCGTGCTGCAACATGGTTTTCGCCGACGCTTGTGATAATGTACGCAGCGCTATTTGCAGCCGCCAGACGAGCGGAAAAATAAAAGGAGCCGTTACGTGTTTGAAATTATTGTCGCCGGTGGCTGGATGATGCTACCCATCATTCTTTGTTCAGTCGCGGTAATCGCCATTACGGTAGAGCGTTACTGGACCTTGAATCCGGCAAAAATTGCACCTCGCAACTTACTGGCACAAGTATGGAGCTGGATTAAAAACAACCAGATTGATGCAGCACGCCTGCGCGAGCTGAAGCAATCGTCCCCGCTGGGACAAATTCTGGCGGCCGGCTTGAGCAACTCCCGCCATGGCCGCGAAGTGATGAAAGACAGTATTCAGGAAGCTGCCAATCAGGTTATTCACCAATTGGAAAAGTACGTTGGTTTGCTCGGCACTATTGCCGCCATTGCGCCACTGCTCGGCCTGCTCGGCACCGTTTTTGGCATGATCAAGGTGTTCAGCGCAATTATGCTGGAAGGTGGTAGCGGCAACACCGCGGCGCTTGCCGGTGGTATTTCCGAAGCGCTGATTACTACCGCAGCCGGGCTGGGTGTGGCGATTCCTGCCATGATTTTCCATCGCTTCTTTCTGCGCCGTATCGACTCTATCGTAGTTACGATGGAAGAAGAGTCGATCAAACTGGTTGATGCGCTGCACAGCGATCGCCGTGTCGATGTAAAACTGGTGTAATTGCGAAAGGAGTAGCTGCCGTGCAATTTCGCAGACAGCGTCGGGAAGATGACATGATCAACCTGACACCATTAATTGATGTTGTATTTTTGTTGCTGATTTTTTTTATGGTGTCGACCACCTTCACCAAAAATACCCACCTCACCATTGATCTGCCGGAAGCCGTTGGCAACCCGTCAACCGAAACCGGTAATCGGCTGGATGTGGTAATTGGCGCGGATGGCGGTTACCAGGTGAATGGTCAGGGCCTGATTAACAACCAGGCTGAAACCCTGAAAACAGCGCTGTTGCAATTATCAGACGGTGATACGCAAACGCCGTTAACCATTACCGCCGATGCCCGCACACCGCACCAGGCGGTTGTAACGGCAATGGATGTGGCAGGGCAGGCCGGGTTTGTCCGGTTGAGTATCACCACCCGTGAACCGCAAGCCGAATCGCCCTGAGTTATTATCATGAGCGAACAACACATTGACTGACAATCGCGAAACCCGTTGGCTGGATGCCTGGTATGGCAAGGCGCGCTGGACGCTCTGGTTATTACCTTTGGCGTTGCTGTACCGGCTGGTGAGCTGTTTGCGGGCTTTCTGGCTAAAGCGTTTTGCGCAGAAAAAAATACCGCTGCCGGTGATTGTGGTGGGCAATATTACCGTTGGCGGCACCGGAAAAACGCCGTTGCTAATCGCCCTCGTAAGCCATTTGCAAGCACGCGGCTTCAAGCCCGGTGTGGTCAGCCGTGGTTATGGTGGTCGTTCCGCACATTACCCGCTACTGCTGAATGAGCAGACCCGGGCAGAAGAAAGTGGTGACGAGCCGCTGACCATTTTTCAACGCACCGGTTGCCCGGTGTGTGTGGGTTCTGACCGGGTTGCCAGCGCCCATACGTTGATGGCTTCCGGGTGCGATATTCTCCTCAGTGATGACGGCTTGCAACATTACCGCCTGGGGCGTGATATCGAGATTGTTGTTGTCGATGGCATTCGCGGTTTCGGCAATGGTTTTTCGCTACCGTCAGGCCCTTTGCGAGAGCCCGTTTCGCGACTTGCTTCGGTGGATTTGATCGTACTTAACAGCGCCCGGGAAATGCCATTGATTCCTTACGCCGTTCATTCGATGAGCATGCAACCCGTTGCATTGCAGCCGTTGCTGGCTGGCAAAGCCAAAGAATTTTTTCCGGACGGTGAACGTGTTCATGCGGTTGCCGGTATTGGTAATCCGGAACGTTTTTTTTCGACACTGCGCCAATTGCAGTGGAAACCGGTCACGCATGTTTTTCCCGATCATCACAATTATGGGGTTGGCGATTTTCAGTTTGCCGAAAAACTGCCCATTGTGATGACCGAAAAAGACGCGGTGAAGTGCCGCGCTTTTGCAAAAGATGACTGGTTTTTTCTGCAGGTAGAAGCAGCATTACCCAACGATTTTTTTACCGCATTTGATCAACTCGTTGATCGCAGTTTACTTTCACATTTTTCCAAAACGGATATCCAATGAGCTTTTACGTTGTCATTCCCGCCCGTTATGCCTCTACCCGTTTGCCTGCCAAGCCGCTGCGTGATATCGCTGGCAAACCGATGATTCAGCATGTTTACGAACGCGC includes:
- a CDS encoding MotA/TolQ/ExbB proton channel family protein — its product is MFEIIVAGGWMMLPIILCSVAVIAITVERYWTLNPAKIAPRNLLAQVWSWIKNNQIDAARLRELKQSSPLGQILAAGLSNSRHGREVMKDSIQEAANQVIHQLEKYVGLLGTIAAIAPLLGLLGTVFGMIKVFSAIMLEGGSGNTAALAGGISEALITTAAGLGVAIPAMIFHRFFLRRIDSIVVTMEEESIKLVDALHSDRRVDVKLV
- a CDS encoding ExbD/TolR family protein, whose protein sequence is MQFRRQRREDDMINLTPLIDVVFLLLIFFMVSTTFTKNTHLTIDLPEAVGNPSTETGNRLDVVIGADGGYQVNGQGLINNQAETLKTALLQLSDGDTQTPLTITADARTPHQAVVTAMDVAGQAGFVRLSITTREPQAESP
- the lpxK gene encoding tetraacyldisaccharide 4'-kinase translates to MTDNRETRWLDAWYGKARWTLWLLPLALLYRLVSCLRAFWLKRFAQKKIPLPVIVVGNITVGGTGKTPLLIALVSHLQARGFKPGVVSRGYGGRSAHYPLLLNEQTRAEESGDEPLTIFQRTGCPVCVGSDRVASAHTLMASGCDILLSDDGLQHYRLGRDIEIVVVDGIRGFGNGFSLPSGPLREPVSRLASVDLIVLNSAREMPLIPYAVHSMSMQPVALQPLLAGKAKEFFPDGERVHAVAGIGNPERFFSTLRQLQWKPVTHVFPDHHNYGVGDFQFAEKLPIVMTEKDAVKCRAFAKDDWFFLQVEAALPNDFFTAFDQLVDRSLLSHFSKTDIQ